The following DNA comes from Triticum aestivum cultivar Chinese Spring chromosome 3D, IWGSC CS RefSeq v2.1, whole genome shotgun sequence.
GTCTAGATACACATGCATTTAGATATGTTTTAGTGTTAAATACATCCGTAGATAGACAAATATTTAGGATGAAGGTAATACTACTTAATTTCCATTGATTTAATAGTATCACTGAACATATTTATTTTTAGATGAAAATCAAGTACACACCTACATTGATTTCCAGGGATATATATCGTACAATTTAGCAAGTATTTAAGCTGTCGGCGATCTTGACCAGAGCATCACAGAGCTCCCTAGGCCTCGAGCTCATGATGGCGTGGTCAGCTCCCGCGATCTCCTCGGCCTCCGTGCCGGGGCTCAACAACACCATCCAACGCTGCATCTCCTCGGTGCTGGAGCCATCAGCCTTTGCTACCACATATACCTTCTTCACCGACCCGTAGTTGGTATCGGTGAGCAGGCTTGCATCCTTCATCACCGGATCCTCCATGAACAGGTTTCCCGGTCTCACCAACATTTTTGCCAGGGCCAAATCCTGCATCAACATTGTGAATTGAATCACATAATGGGTCTACTGAAAGTGGATAAGGCGAAGAGTTAATTGACTTAGTATATTTATTTTTGCGAATATTTGGAGAATCATGTCGTTGAGATTAGTTCATTATGGGAGACCAATATGATGTTAAGTCGTGTTGTGCACCTCAGGTGAACTTTGCTGGTAGTTCTTGCGTGCTAAGAAGTTTGGGCCCATTATCATTGCAACCCCTGCACCGTGGTTGTTATTGATTGGCAGCATCTTGCAGTCCATGAGTCCTTCCGATGATGTCCTTCGCATGAACTAATTGCATCAACACAAGATAAGTTAAAAATTAGCATTAATATTGGAGTTATAGAGTCGGAGACCAACCTTTTATATTCCAACAAAAAATTGGTTCATATAACCTCCTACAAACATTTATAATTTGATTACCTATAAAGTTTATTAGTACTCATTCCGTTCTAAattagttgtcttagatttgtctacatacATATGTATCTCAACATATTTAGATACGATTTGTGTAGATACAGATGTATCTCAACATATTTAGATaaatctgtatctagacaaatctaaaatAACTAAAAAAAATTGAACACTGAAATAACTAATTGGGGATGGATCGGTACTATTAGATACTTAAAAAAACATGTACATATTCATTTTGGAATACACTCCCTCCATTTCATATTATTTTTCTTAAATTTTTCTACATACGGttgtatatagacacgttttagtgttagatatatccatatctagaATTATGTAAGACAACTAATTTACGGAGGTAATATTTTCGTAGTGTTGTAATTTTATTTACTATTATATAATATACACATGTTACAACAGAAACTTGTTGTTAAAGTTACATTGGAAACATATCAAATTTTGTATATATTCGACTAAGACGAGCTTCCCGGCCTCACCAACATACGGGACTTGTACATACAGTGGATATCTTGGTCAACACTCAACAGagatttacccgcaaaaaaaaaaccacTCAACACAGATTCTTTCGCAAAtagaaaagaagaagagaaaaacactcaacagagaataagaaaaagaaaaccatAAACAATTGACATACCTCCTCGGTGGTGACGCCCATGTGCTTGCCAACGCACGGCATCCCGGCGGCTGC
Coding sequences within:
- the LOC123075414 gene encoding esterase PIR7B, which codes for MESTQSNTSVMNHFILVHGLCHGAWCWYKVVAALQAAGHRVTAVDLAASGAHPARIDEVHSFEEYSQPLLDVVAAAPEGDGERLILVGHSHGGLSLALAMERFPGKVAAAVFAAAGMPCVGKHMGVTTEEFMRRTSSEGLMDCKMLPINNNHGAGVAMIMGPNFLARKNYQQSSPEDLALAKMLVRPGNLFMEDPVMKDASLLTDTNYGSVKKVYVVAKADGSSTEEMQRWMVLLSPGTEAEEIAGADHAIMSSRPRELCDALVKIADSLNTC